AGAGTTCGTGCGGGAAGGAACGGACCCTGTTGCGGTTGACACCCACACGTTCCAAGAGATCCCCGCAGAGTTCCCGGCGCTCTGCCTTGGCCATGGCGGGGCGGTGAGTGGTGAAGATGTCCTCAAGTTGGGATTGGATGTTCAGCACGGGGTTCAGGGAGTTCATGGCGCCCTGAAAAACCATGGAGATCTTGTTCCAGCGGAAAGCACGCAGCGATTCACCCTTGAGATCATTGAGGACAAAGTTGCTCCCGTCCTTATCGTGAAAGGTAGCCCGGCCAGAAACAATCCGGGCCGGCGGTTTCAGCAGCTGGTTCACCCCGTAGGCCAGCGTGGTTTTACCACAGCCACTCTCCCCCGCCAGGCCAAGGATCTCCCCGCGGCCTAAGGACAGTGTGACGTTTTTGACGGCGTGGACGATGTTTCACCTTGGTAGTCAATGCTGAGGTTTTCAATGCTCAGGACTGCTTCTCTTTCAGTTGCATTCACGGCCGCTTACCTTCCTGTTCCAGTGGACACTGCGGCGTCGGCGCTGGGTTTGGGTGCGTTCTTGGCCCAGCGCTTGCGGGTGGCGAGGGTTTGATCGCGCAGCTTGGGGTTGATGATCTCGTCAATGGAGAAGTTGATCAGGGACAGTGCGGCACCAAAGAGGGCGATGAGCAGTCCCGGTGGGACAAACCACCACCAGGCACCCAAGCGCAAGGCCAGGCCATTCTGTGCGTAGAACAGCATGGAACCCCAGGTCCAGGTGCCTGAGGCGCCCAAGCCAATGAAGGCCAGGCCGGCTTCGCCCAGAATGGCGAAGATGACGGCGAACACCATTTGAGAGGCCAGCACGGGCATCAAGTTGGGCAGGATTTCTACCAACAGGATGCGCCAGGTCTTTTCCCCGGAGACCCGGGATGCGGCCACATAATCGCGGTTGCGCAGGCTCAGGGTTACCGCGCGCAAAACTCGCGCACCGCCGGCCCAGCTGGTCAGGGCCAAGACCCCAGCGATCAGCAGCAGGCCCTTGTCCGGGACGTAGCTGGAAATGACGATGACCAGGGGCAAGCCGGGGATGACAAGCATGACGTTGGTGATGAGGGAAAACCCTTCATCGACCCAGCCGCCTATGTAAGCACCCACAATGCCGAAGAATGCTGAGGCCACAATGGCCATCAGACCAACAAGCACCCCGATGATGAGCGATCCTCGAGTGGCGTAGGCCAACTGAGCCAGCACATCCTGGCCGGTCTGGGTGGTACCCAGCCACATGCCGTTGCCCGGTGCGGCCAAGGTGTCATTGCTAATGGCGTTGGGATCACCCAGAACCCACGGACCCACAAGGCCAAAGAGGGTGATGGCCCCAGCGATCGCCAAGCCAGCCACGAGCTTAGCTGAGCGTGGCCGACGTCGTACCTTCTTCGCTTTCACGGGCGCAGGGGCAGCGGCGGGACTCTGTACTTCAAGAGTTGTTTCCATTGTGTTCCTTCCGGCTAAGCGCGCACGCGGGTGCGGGGGTCGATGAGGGCGTAGAGGAGGTCGACGAGCAAGTTGGCGCCCAGGACGGAGATGGTGATGACGAGGAAGATGCCTTGCATGAGTGCGTAGTCGTTGCTTTGGACGGCGGTCAACAGGGCCGAGCCGATTCCTGGGTAGGAGAAGACCATCTCGGTGACGATGGATCCGGAGACCACAAAGCCCAGTGAGATGGCGAAGCCGGAGAGGGAGGGCAATACGGCGTTGCGGGCTGCGTAGGAGGTCATGATGCGGCGCGGGTGCAGGCCCTTGGCTTCGGCGGTGACGATGTAGTCCTCGGAGAGGGTGGAGACCATCATGTTGCGCATGCCCATCATCCAGCCGCCAATGGAGGACAGGACGATGGTGAGGGCCGGCAAGGCACCATGATAAAACACGCTAGAGATGAAGTCCCAGCTCATGCCGGGTTGGACTGAGTAGACGTCGTAGCCGCCGCTGAGCGGGAACATCTGGACCTTGCTGGCCAGCAGGAACAAGAGCACCAGTGCCAGCCAGAAGTACGGGACCGCTTGGAACATGGTGGTGACGGGGATGACGTTATCCAGCCAGGAGCCGCGCTTCCAGCCCGCTAGTTGGCCCAGCGCAATGCCCACCACGAAGGAGATGATGGTGGCGACGCCGATCAGACCGATGGTCCAGGGCAGCGCCTCGCCAATGATGTTGGTGACGTTGGCGGGAAAGTACGTGACCGAAACGCCCAGGTCACCGCGGAACACGCTGCCCAGGTAGCTCAGGTATTGGAGAATGAGTGGTTGGTCGGAGTTGGTGCCGAGCAGCAGCTCCAATGCGTGCCGTGTGGACTCCGAGACGGGACCCTTCGCGGAGAGCTTGGAGATCAGGATGTCTACCGGATTACCCGGCATCCACCGGGGCAGGAAGAAGTTCAGTGTCAGGGCTGCCCACAGGGCCACCACATAAAAAACCAGTTTTTGAAGATAAAACCGCATTCCTGCTCAACCGTCCGTTCTGTTGCTCGACACCAACGCCACGGCTACTTCTTGGCCGGGGTCAGTGACTTCAGCACGATGCCGTTATCCCATGATTTCCACGACGCGGCGAACGCGTACTTGTCATCATTGGTGGGCCAGCCGGTGGCACGATCGGTGTTGAATTCGGTCAGTGTGGAGTTCACGTAGATCGGGATGTAGGGCAGATCGCGGACAATCTCCTTCTGGATGACCGCGTACGATGCCTTCTGCGCAGCCTCGTCTTCAGTTGAGGCAGCCTTGGCCAGTTCGGCGTCGACCGTTTTGTTCTGGTAGCGGGCATAATTACCACCCGTGGAGGCGTCCTGGCCAACCTTGGCCGTGGTGGAACTGTTGAAGCGAGGCTGGTAGGTGTAGTACGGGTTATCCGAGGCGCCCAGACCAATGGAATCCAAGGTCAGCTCGAAGGTGCCCTTGGTTTGGTTGCTGCTCCACTCGTTGTAGGAGAGCTGGATGGACTTGAGCTCAATGCCGGCTTCCTTGAGCTGGCTGGTCAGGACCTGCACGGCGGAGATGTAGTCGCTCCAACCGGCAACCACCTGCACCGTGACGCTCACGCGCTGGCCATCCTTGGCGTAAATACCATCGGAACCCTTGGCGTAGCCTGCATCTTCCAAGATGCCGGTGGCCTTGGCGACGTCGGCACTCTGGTTAATTTCGACGTCGTCCGGGTTGGCGATCCACTTCTTATCACGCTCCGGCAGTAGCAATGTGGGAGAAGCTGCAGCGGCGAAATCTCCCGCGGCCAGCTTGTTCAGCTGGGTGCGGTCCATGGCGTTGAAGATGGCCTGGCGGACGGCCACATCCGTCTGCGCACCCTTGCATCCTAGGGCTGCGTTGGAGCAGGAGAACAGCGAGGTTGTCATAGCCGGGGTGTTGACGTAGCTGAGGTTCTTTTGAGTCCCAATCATCTGCTTGAGATTGGGGAGGAAGGAGCTCATCCAGTCCACTTTGCCGGCCACGAGAGCTGCACTGGCGGCATCTGCCGTAGCGAGGGAAATGTACTGAACATTGTCAATCTCCGGCTTACCGGCTTCCCAGTAATTGGGGTTCTTTTCCAACACGTAGGACTGTGCGTTGAATGATTTCACCTTGTACGCGCCGGTGCCCACGGGGTTTGCGTTGATGGTGGTGGTGGGATCGGTAACTTTCGACCAAATGTGCTCTGGGATGATGGCCTGGTTGCCCAGGATCTGCGGTTCCTGCATGAACGAGCTCTTCTCGAACGTCAGCACCGTGGTCTTCTCATCCGTGGCTTTTGCCGTGGCGTTCAGGCCGCTCGTGTTCAATGCGGGGTTCTCATGGATCAAGTTGAACGTGTAGGCGACGTCCTTGGAGGTCAGCGGCTGGCCGTCTGACCACTTGACGCCTTCGCGGTTGGTGATGGTCAGCTCGGTACCGGCATCATTCCAGCTGTACGCGGTGGCCAGGATGGGGGTCGGCTCAGAGGCGGCTGCGAGGTTGTAGTAAAACAGTGGCTCGTAGATGACACCCTGGGTGGGCTGGAGCATGGTGGGTGAGAACGGGTTCCAGTTCTCGGAGATGGCCCCGGTTGCTCCATTGAAGACGGTAATGGCGGAGTCTCCGCCACCGGCTGAGTTCTTGGAACTGCCTGTGTCACTGCCACAGCCGGACAACGCCAGGAGCGAGGCTGCAGCAACAGCCACAACACTCATGGCGAGTTTGCGCTTCTTGAGATGAGACATCTTTGACCGTTCATTGAAGATTCACAGCGCATCGGGGCGAATGTGATCCACCGCACTGTGTGCGCCGTTTGAAACGCATAGATACTTTTATATTGGACTTAATTAAGTCTGTCAACAATGTTTTTTGAAGACGGTTCAGGCTTGCTTATTGGGTCGTAATGTGACACAGGCCATAGTGGGTGGGGTTGGACTTGGCGGTGGTTGCGGGGCTCGGGGCGGTAGCGGGTGAGTGTCCTGGGGCTTGAGACTGGCGGAATTCAGGCCCTGGACCGTGATTCGGGACTCGAGTGTCCAGTTAATGTACGTTTGAACCGCGAAAACAGCCTTAACCGTACGTTAAGTGGACACTCGAGCCGGGTTGGCACGGAGGATTACTCAACCGGAGCGAACAGGGCCGGGACGGTTGCGGGTGGCAGGACCGGGTAAGGCGGGGCCAGGCAAGGCGGGGCAGAGCAGGGCGGGGCCGGGCAAGGCGGGGCAGGGCATGGTAGGACATGGCAGGGCAGGTCCGTGCAGGGCATGGTAGGACATGGCAGGGCAGGTCCGTGCAGGGCCGGGCTGGGCTCGGGCTGGGCTCGGGCTAGATGTGGCGGTGGCGGAATTCAGGCCCTGGACCGTGATTCGGGACTCGAGTGTCCAGTTAATGTACGTTTTAGCCGCGAAAACAGCCCAAACCGTACGTTAAGTGGACACTCGAGCCGGGTTGGTACGGAGGGTTGCTCAACCGGGGCGAACAGGGCCGGGACGGTTGCGGGTGGAAGGACCGGAGAGGTCCGGAGCGGGGCGGGGCTCGGCAACAGAGCTCCGTGCGTTCTATTTCTTCTCGGTGGCTGCAGGTTTCCGTTCAAGTTTGTCCTGCAGGGCCAACGTCGCGGCGCCAAGAGCTGCGGCATCGCGAGGGCTGGCCGAGGGAACCACACTCACCGTGTGCACTCCCCTGGCCAGAGTGCGTGAATCCAGCGCCTTTTGTGCGGCCTCGAGATAAATGGCCGCGCACGATGTGAATCCGGGACCGGCCAGCACCACCATGTCCACGTCAAATAGGTTCACGAGCGTGACAATGCCGCAGGCCAGTAATTCCGCTCCGTCGCGAATGATGGTCAGGGCAGCCTCATTGCCCCGCGAGGCGAGAATGCCCAACTGGGACATGGCGTCCTCAACATTGTCTCGGGAGATCTCCCCCAAACCGGCCGACGGCGGCGCCTGCCTGGCCCGCTCCACAAGAACCGGTGGTGCTGCCACCAATTCCAGACAGCCCCGATTGCCGCAGGTGCATTCGGGTCCGCGGAAATCCACGCTCACATGCCCCAGCTCCCCGGCATTGGAACTGCTGCCGCGATACGGCATTCCATTGACCACCAGCCCGGAGCCAATGCCCGTCGCCAAATACACCGTGGCATACGCGGCGTGCTTGTCCGTGGTCCCCAACCAATATTCGCCGACGGCGGCTGCCGTGGCGTCGTTGTCAATGACGATCGGCAGACCCGTTGCCGTCTCCAGCTCATCAGCCAAGGCAAATCCGGAGAGGTTTTCCAGATACGAAACATTGCGCAGGTATCCGCCGGAGATATCCAGCGGACCAGGCATCGCGACCCCAATGCCGGCAATGGTGCTGCGGTCCAGGCCAAGGTTGTCAATGAGTTCCGCCACGGCATCGGCGAGAAATGCGACAATGACCTGTGGGTCCAGGTCCGCAACACCACGCAAAACCTGCCGGCCCACAATGTCTCCGG
The Arthrobacter alpinus genome window above contains:
- a CDS encoding ABC transporter substrate-binding protein encodes the protein MSHLKKRKLAMSVVAVAAASLLALSGCGSDTGSSKNSAGGGDSAITVFNGATGAISENWNPFSPTMLQPTQGVIYEPLFYYNLAAASEPTPILATAYSWNDAGTELTITNREGVKWSDGQPLTSKDVAYTFNLIHENPALNTSGLNATAKATDEKTTVLTFEKSSFMQEPQILGNQAIIPEHIWSKVTDPTTTINANPVGTGAYKVKSFNAQSYVLEKNPNYWEAGKPEIDNVQYISLATADAASAALVAGKVDWMSSFLPNLKQMIGTQKNLSYVNTPAMTTSLFSCSNAALGCKGAQTDVAVRQAIFNAMDRTQLNKLAAGDFAAAASPTLLLPERDKKWIANPDDVEINQSADVAKATGILEDAGYAKGSDGIYAKDGQRVSVTVQVVAGWSDYISAVQVLTSQLKEAGIELKSIQLSYNEWSSNQTKGTFELTLDSIGLGASDNPYYTYQPRFNSSTTAKVGQDASTGGNYARYQNKTVDAELAKAASTEDEAAQKASYAVIQKEIVRDLPYIPIYVNSTLTEFNTDRATGWPTNDDKYAFAASWKSWDNGIVLKSLTPAKK
- a CDS encoding ABC transporter permease yields the protein METTLEVQSPAAAPAPVKAKKVRRRPRSAKLVAGLAIAGAITLFGLVGPWVLGDPNAISNDTLAAPGNGMWLGTTQTGQDVLAQLAYATRGSLIIGVLVGLMAIVASAFFGIVGAYIGGWVDEGFSLITNVMLVIPGLPLVIVISSYVPDKGLLLIAGVLALTSWAGGARVLRAVTLSLRNRDYVAASRVSGEKTWRILLVEILPNLMPVLASQMVFAVIFAILGEAGLAFIGLGASGTWTWGSMLFYAQNGLALRLGAWWWFVPPGLLIALFGAALSLINFSIDEIINPKLRDQTLATRKRWAKNAPKPSADAAVSTGTGR
- a CDS encoding ABC transporter permease → MRFYLQKLVFYVVALWAALTLNFFLPRWMPGNPVDILISKLSAKGPVSESTRHALELLLGTNSDQPLILQYLSYLGSVFRGDLGVSVTYFPANVTNIIGEALPWTIGLIGVATIISFVVGIALGQLAGWKRGSWLDNVIPVTTMFQAVPYFWLALVLLFLLASKVQMFPLSGGYDVYSVQPGMSWDFISSVFYHGALPALTIVLSSIGGWMMGMRNMMVSTLSEDYIVTAEAKGLHPRRIMTSYAARNAVLPSLSGFAISLGFVVSGSIVTEMVFSYPGIGSALLTAVQSNDYALMQGIFLVITISVLGANLLVDLLYALIDPRTRVRA
- a CDS encoding ROK family transcriptional regulator; its protein translation is MIKVKAPLRQDSRGRVLDIIRATEPTSRIELVRETSLTPASITHLVRDLLVQGLVREVGQAESTGGKPRTLLRLNHDSMTAIGVQLGAASVGIVAANLAGDIVGRQVLRGVADLDPQVIVAFLADAVAELIDNLGLDRSTIAGIGVAMPGPLDISGGYLRNVSYLENLSGFALADELETATGLPIVIDNDATAAAVGEYWLGTTDKHAAYATVYLATGIGSGLVVNGMPYRGSSSNAGELGHVSVDFRGPECTCGNRGCLELVAAPPVLVERARQAPPSAGLGEISRDNVEDAMSQLGILASRGNEAALTIIRDGAELLACGIVTLVNLFDVDMVVLAGPGFTSCAAIYLEAAQKALDSRTLARGVHTVSVVPSASPRDAAALGAATLALQDKLERKPAATEKK